A genomic window from Labeo rohita strain BAU-BD-2019 chromosome 6, IGBB_LRoh.1.0, whole genome shotgun sequence includes:
- the ttll3 gene encoding tubulin monoglycylase TTLL3: MHQHMQVPPLEGRTRCNYVNLPMINGDRLKTAKTLVDKAIKEKKVFSVHGPYPVIRAGLRARGWVERRLPRPSVPRPRRHDLETEATDEGDSSDDDDLGEEGDREEEADDLYNLMSRLVRNETPYFYWTTRRDSIDCRSLRKDQMTNHYARAGSFTTKVGLCMSLRNLQWFDAADPDTFFPRCYRLGAEDDKHAFIEDFRRTACTSLLLYVLEKYGGDLEWERTGEVHNAKSHGLSKSRKQHANQRVGTSIIDNALHVCQEYLNSLEHCDIDSTLGTTPTLSEQQWKVFLQNYYLVIHEGLTIEGCEDYVERCKCMLEQMRHVCPQMETDGLCNIWIIKPGAKSRGRGIMCMNKLDEILSLVDGDHGIMKDSKWVVQKYLEWPLLVHDTKFDVRQWFLVTDWNPLTVWFYRECYLRFSTQPYSTHTLDSSVHLCNNSIQKHFQPSPDRNPSLPAECMWSCSQFRSWLAASGRGDLWEGVVVPGMQKAVIQTLMTAQDSVEPRKASFELYGADFMLGRDLRPWLLEINASPTMAPSTGVTAQLCPAVQEDTLRVVLDRRYDRNTHTGGFQLIYKQAAVEVPQYVGVNLLVEGTSIRRPRAPVYKPFIQSHPDPLSKSSTRKSSLTSSHCISGKENQLEEVKKAWPTLASRKVTLEKSLIFQPKLRKRPHRLVLPSTCCVLPNPAELHPQKLSHTHAQPDHPPHTQDTQQPTFPLPSNAITGHNKSTTRTNTDLQA; this comes from the exons TGCCACCCTTGGAAGGAAGAACTCGCTGTAATTATGTAAATCTGCCTATGAttaacggagacagactaaagaCAGCTAAGACTCTAGTGGACAAGGCAATAAAG GAAAAGAAAGTGTTCTCTGTGCATGGTCCATATCCTGTAATTCGTGCAGGCCTACGTGCAAGAGGATGGGTGGAGCGGCGACTACCACGGCCCTCTGTTCCACGGCCCCGTCGACATGATCTTGAAACAGAAGCCACAGATGAGGGTGACAGcagtgatgatgatg ACTTAGGAGAGGAGGGAGACAGGGAAGAAGAAGCAGATGATCTGTACAACCtaatg TCACGGTTGGTTCGCAATGAGACGCCATATTTCTACTGGACAACAAGGAGGGATTCGATTGACTGTCGGTCTTTACGTAAAGACCAGATGACCAATCATTACGCAAGGGCGGGATCTTTTACCACCAAG GTTGGTTTGTGTATGAGTTTGCGAAATCTCCAGTGGTTTGATGCAGCAGATCCTGATACATTCTTCCCACGCTGCTACAGACTGGGGGCGGAGGATGATAAACATGCTTTTATTG AGGACTTTAGACGGACTGCATGCACAAGTCTACTCTTGTATGTTTTGGAGAAGTATGGAGGGGATTTAGAGTGGGAGAGAACTGGAGAGGTGCATAATGCTAAATCTCATG GTCTGAGCAAGTCACGTAAACAGCATGCCAATCAGAGGGTTGGAACTTCTATAATTGACAATGCATTGCATGTATGTCAGGAGTATCTAAACAGTTTAGAACACTGTGACATAGACAGCACTTTGGGAACAACCCCTACCCTCTCAGAGCAACAGTGGAAGGTGTTTCTCcagaattattatttagttattca TGAAGGACTGACAATAGAGGGCTGTGAAGATTATGTGGAGCGTTGTAAATGCATGCTGGAGCAGATGCGTCATGTTTGCCCTCAGATGGAGACTGATGGACTCTGCAACATCTGGATCATTAAACCTGGGGCCAAGTCACGAGGCAGAG GTATAATGTGCATGAACAAGCTGGATGAGATATTGAGTTTAGTTGATGGAGACCATGGCATCATGAAGGACAGTAAGTGGGTGGTGCAGAAGTACTTGGAGTGGCCTCTCCTCGTGCATGACACTAAGTTTGATGTAAGACAGTGGTTCCTGGTCACAGACTGGAACCCTCTTACCGTGTGGTTCTACCGTGAGTGCTACCTCCGCTTTTCTACCCAGCCTTACTCCACTCATACATTGGACAG TTCTGTACATCTTTGCAACAACTCCATCCAGAAGCATTTTCAACCAAGCCCAGATCGCAATCCTTCTCTGCCCGCTGAGTGCATGTGGTCATGTTCACAGTTCCGCTCCTGGTTGGCTGCTTCAGGCCGAGGTGATCTGTGGGAGGGGGTGGTGGTTCCAGGTATGCAGAAGGCCGTTATCCAAACTCTCATGACTGCACAGGACAGTGTGGAACCCCGCAAAGCCAGTTTTGAGCTCTACGGAGCTGATTTTATGCTGGGACGGGATTTGCGACCTTGGCTTTTGGAGATCAATGCCAGCCCCACCATGGCACCCTCCACAGGAGTCACAGCTCAACTCTGCCCTGCTGTACAGGAAGATACTTTGCGGGTGGTGCTGGATCGACGCTATGACCGCAACACTCACACTGGCGGCTTCCAACTTATATACAAACAG GCAGCAGTAGAAGTTCCTCAGTATGTAGGAGTGAATCTTCTTGTAGAGGGGACTTCAATCAGGCGCCCTCGAGCCCCTGTTTACAAGCCTTTCATTCAGTCTCACCCTGATCCGCTATCAAAATCCAGCACCCGTAAGTCTTCACTCACAAGCAGCCATTGCATTTCTGGTAAGGAGAATCAATTAGAAGAGGTAAAGAAGGCCTGGCCTACCCTCGCCTCCCGCAAAGTCACGCTGGAGAAATCTTTGATCTTTCAACCTAAACTGAGGAAACGTCCCCACAGACTCGTCTTGCCCTCAACCTGCTGTGTCCTTCCCAACCCAGCAGAACTTCATCCCCAAAAACTCTCACACACTCACGCTCAGCCCGATCACCCCCCCCACACACAGGACACGCAGCAACCTACCTTCCCTTTACCGTCCAACGCCATCACTGGACATAATAAATCTACGACCCGGACAAACACTGACCTCCAAGCATGA